A DNA window from Longimicrobiaceae bacterium contains the following coding sequences:
- a CDS encoding 23S rRNA (pseudouridine(1915)-N(3))-methyltransferase RlmH: protein MKVQLLAVGRVRGPAAAAVEEYEGRVHRYFSFEPVEVKEEPYRGSGGAGRVRDEEGKRLLARAAPGCELVALHETGKQWTSEQLARYLSELAVRGSPGAAFLIGGAYGLSDEILAGARHQLSLSAFTLPHELARLVLAEQIYRAGTISRGEPYHKGREESGRG, encoded by the coding sequence ATGAAGGTGCAGCTGCTCGCCGTGGGAAGGGTGCGCGGCCCGGCCGCCGCGGCGGTGGAGGAGTACGAGGGGCGGGTCCACCGGTACTTCTCCTTCGAGCCCGTGGAGGTGAAGGAGGAGCCGTACCGCGGTTCCGGCGGCGCCGGCCGGGTGCGCGACGAGGAGGGAAAGCGCCTCCTGGCGCGGGCCGCTCCGGGGTGCGAGCTGGTGGCGCTGCACGAGACGGGGAAGCAGTGGACGTCGGAGCAGCTCGCCCGGTACCTTTCGGAGCTGGCGGTGCGGGGAAGCCCCGGCGCTGCCTTCCTCATCGGGGGCGCCTACGGGCTCTCCGACGAGATCCTGGCCGGGGCGAGGCATCAGCTCTCCCTCTCCGCCTTCACGCTCCCGCATGAACTCGCGCGCCTGGTGCTGGCGGAGCAGATCTACCGGGCGGGGACGATCTCCCGCGGCGAGCCGTATCACAAGGGGCGGGAGGAGTCGGGGCGGGGATGA